A single window of Usitatibacter rugosus DNA harbors:
- a CDS encoding HD domain-containing protein, with protein MNFRRSEFDVTNRINTTDPVCVKLEVARLYARLYSREKPAPLMQAFDDIVSLYRGEYEGYAACDTDYHDLQHVLEVTLAMARLLDGYEHSRGDGPSIDDRLFQLGVICALFHDCGYIRKRGDKRHRHGAEYTSKHVSRGARFLKGYLPTIGMEEFADVAGSIVHFTGYERPVATIRVPSPIFKLIGSLLGSADIIAQMSDRCYLEKCRDRLFPEFVAGGITRKQTGKGEIVVFASAEDLVRKTPSFYQTASRRLDTDLGGCYRYAQTHFGGNNLYMDAVQQNVRFAERLGAGAQMALRRQPPSTIN; from the coding sequence ATGAACTTCCGTCGCAGCGAATTCGACGTCACGAATCGCATCAACACGACCGACCCCGTGTGCGTGAAGCTCGAGGTCGCCCGCCTCTACGCCCGGCTGTATTCGCGCGAGAAGCCGGCGCCGCTGATGCAGGCCTTCGATGACATCGTGAGCCTCTATCGCGGCGAGTACGAAGGCTACGCCGCGTGCGACACCGACTACCACGATCTCCAGCACGTCCTCGAGGTGACGCTCGCCATGGCGCGCCTGCTCGACGGCTACGAGCACTCGCGCGGCGACGGACCTTCCATCGACGATCGCCTCTTCCAGCTCGGTGTGATCTGCGCGCTGTTCCACGACTGCGGCTACATCCGCAAGCGCGGGGACAAGCGTCATCGCCACGGCGCGGAGTACACCAGCAAGCACGTGTCGCGCGGCGCGCGCTTCCTCAAGGGGTACCTGCCCACCATCGGCATGGAAGAGTTCGCCGACGTCGCGGGCAGCATCGTGCACTTCACCGGCTACGAGCGTCCCGTCGCGACGATCCGCGTTCCCTCGCCGATCTTCAAGCTGATCGGCAGCCTGCTCGGATCGGCCGACATCATCGCGCAGATGTCCGACCGCTGCTATCTCGAGAAATGCCGCGACCGGCTCTTCCCGGAATTCGTCGCGGGCGGCATCACGCGCAAGCAAACGGGCAAGGGCGAAATCGTGGTGTTCGCGTCCGCCGAGGACCTCGTACGCAAGACGCCGTCCTTCTACCAGACCGCGTCGCGCCGCCTCGATACGGATCTGGGCGGCTGCTACCGCTACGCCCAGACGCACTTCGGCGGCAATAATTTGTATATGGACGCGGTGCAGCAGAACGTTCGCTTCGCCGAGCGCCTGGGTGCCGGCGCCCAGATGGCGCTTCGCCGCCAGCCTCCCAGCACCATCAACTAA
- a CDS encoding lytic transglycosylase domain-containing protein gives MKDISYILAGAILTSALFAPAVARADIYTFTDDKGIKHYTNLPALDRRYKLAWKEGPRATWTATNTYMPSEAEIARYKTIVDVASRTHGVEDSLVHAVITAESAYNPKAVSKAGAQGIMQLMPGTAKRYGVSNSMDPAENIQGGVKYLKFLLTLFNGNKELAIAGYNAGENAVIRNGNRIPPYAETTAYVPKVMEYYRKFEARKG, from the coding sequence ATGAAGGACATCTCCTACATCCTGGCGGGCGCTATTCTGACAAGCGCCCTTTTCGCCCCGGCGGTCGCCCGTGCGGATATCTACACGTTCACCGACGATAAGGGGATAAAGCACTACACCAACCTCCCCGCCCTCGATCGGCGCTACAAGCTGGCGTGGAAGGAAGGCCCCCGGGCTACGTGGACTGCCACGAACACCTACATGCCCTCCGAGGCGGAGATCGCCCGGTACAAGACCATCGTCGACGTCGCCAGCCGTACCCACGGCGTGGAGGACTCCTTGGTCCACGCAGTCATTACGGCCGAATCCGCCTACAACCCGAAGGCCGTTTCCAAGGCCGGGGCGCAGGGGATCATGCAGCTCATGCCGGGCACCGCCAAGCGCTACGGCGTCAGCAATTCGATGGACCCCGCCGAGAACATCCAGGGCGGCGTGAAGTACCTCAAGTTCCTCCTGACGCTCTTCAACGGGAACAAGGAACTGGCGATTGCCGGCTACAACGCAGGCGAGAACGCCGTGATCCGCAACGGAAACCGCATTCCCCCCTATGCAGAGACCACGGCCTACGTGCCGAAGGTCATGGAGTACTACCGCAAATTCGAAGCCCGAAAAGGGTAA
- a CDS encoding efflux RND transporter permease subunit — MTLPEICIKRPVFATVLSIVVLLIGFISYSRLSVREYPRIDEPVVTVETRYLGASAEVVESQITKVLEDSLAGIEGVDVMTSVSRSETSQITARFKLSRDPDSAAADVRDKVARVRARLPEAIDEPVIAKVEADSFPIMWLAISTPSKSAIEVSDYANRYIKPRLSTLPGAADVRIFGERKVSMRIWLDPAKLAAYRLTPADVEDALRRQNVEIPAGRIESDKREFSVLSQTDLQTPDQFDAIVIRDVAGYPVRIRDIGRAQIAPVDERVVARFMGNSAVTMGVIKQAVANPLDLSKAVRKEIDEINKSLVDMKIEVVYDSSLFIEQSIRAVFQTIVEAVVLVAIVIFLFLRNFRATLIPLVTIPVSLVGAFTFMYLFGFSVNTLTLLAMVLAIGLVVDDAIVVLENIYRHLEEGMSRLDAALLGAREIAFAVIAMTITLAAVFAPLAFQTGRTGRLFIEFALALAGAVLVSGFVALTLSPMMCSKLLKHETKHGRFYNMTERWFRNLIEGYKRLLDRALHHRAYVLGAALFVGCLSVVLALTLRSELSPIEDRGAVFGFVSAPEGATVRFTAENLKKVEDIYRTVPETIKFNALAGFPTVADGIAIARLAPWNERKRSQQDITTALMPEFQKIPGVRAFPTNTPSLGQSPRSRPVEFVVMSQAPFEVLQKYVDAIILEASKTPGLQNLDSDLRLDKPELKVSVNREKISDVGASVDAVGRTLETMLGGRQVTRFKKDGEQYDVIVQVADADRRSPTGISDIYVRGKNNEMIQLSNLVIVREGVAPKNLNHFNRIRSATITATLAPGYPLGDALNAMQEAAKKSMPVTVNTDLNGVSREFRDSSTEIYFVFLLALAFIFLVLAAQFESFIDPFIIMLTVPLAMTGALLALWLAGGTLNIYSKIGLVTLVGLITKHGILIVEFANQIQSQGKSVIEAVEEAAVLRLRPILMTTGAMVLGAVPLAFATGAGAESRQQIGWVIVGGMLLGTLLTLFVVPTAYTLLARKHKTFDERLAEDRAGNTSAHAPAD; from the coding sequence ATGACGCTGCCCGAGATCTGCATCAAGCGCCCCGTCTTCGCGACGGTGCTCTCGATCGTCGTCCTGCTGATCGGCTTCATCTCGTACTCGCGCCTCTCGGTGCGCGAATACCCGCGCATCGACGAACCGGTCGTCACGGTCGAGACGCGCTACCTCGGAGCGAGCGCGGAGGTGGTCGAGTCGCAGATCACCAAGGTGCTGGAGGATTCGCTCGCCGGCATCGAGGGCGTGGACGTGATGACGTCGGTCTCGCGTTCCGAGACCTCGCAGATCACCGCGCGCTTCAAGCTCTCGCGCGATCCCGATTCGGCCGCCGCCGACGTGCGCGACAAGGTCGCCCGCGTGCGCGCGCGCCTGCCCGAGGCGATCGACGAACCGGTCATCGCAAAGGTCGAAGCCGATTCCTTCCCGATCATGTGGCTCGCGATCTCCACGCCCAGCAAGTCGGCGATCGAGGTCTCGGACTACGCCAACCGCTACATCAAGCCGCGCCTGTCTACGCTGCCCGGCGCGGCGGACGTGCGCATCTTCGGCGAGCGCAAGGTCTCGATGCGCATCTGGCTCGATCCCGCCAAGCTGGCCGCATATCGCCTCACGCCCGCGGACGTGGAAGATGCGCTCCGCCGCCAGAACGTCGAGATCCCCGCCGGCCGCATCGAAAGCGACAAGCGCGAGTTCTCCGTGCTCTCGCAGACCGACCTGCAGACCCCCGACCAATTCGACGCGATCGTGATCCGCGATGTCGCCGGGTATCCGGTGCGCATCCGCGACATCGGCCGCGCGCAGATCGCCCCCGTGGACGAGCGCGTGGTCGCCCGCTTCATGGGCAACTCGGCCGTGACCATGGGCGTCATCAAGCAGGCGGTGGCCAACCCGCTCGACCTCTCCAAGGCGGTGAGGAAGGAGATCGACGAGATCAACAAGAGCCTCGTCGACATGAAGATCGAGGTGGTCTACGACTCGTCGCTCTTCATCGAGCAGTCGATCCGGGCGGTCTTCCAGACCATCGTGGAGGCGGTCGTGCTGGTGGCGATCGTGATCTTCCTGTTTCTGCGGAATTTCCGCGCCACGCTGATCCCGCTGGTGACGATCCCCGTGTCGCTCGTCGGCGCTTTCACGTTCATGTACCTCTTCGGCTTCAGCGTGAACACGCTGACGCTCCTCGCGATGGTGCTCGCCATCGGCCTCGTGGTGGACGACGCGATCGTGGTGCTGGAGAACATCTACCGCCACCTCGAGGAAGGCATGTCGCGCCTCGACGCCGCGCTGCTGGGCGCCCGCGAGATCGCGTTCGCGGTGATCGCGATGACGATCACGCTCGCCGCCGTGTTCGCGCCGCTCGCGTTCCAGACGGGGCGCACCGGACGGCTCTTCATCGAGTTCGCGCTCGCGCTCGCCGGAGCCGTGCTGGTGTCGGGCTTCGTCGCCCTCACGCTCTCGCCGATGATGTGCTCGAAGCTCCTCAAGCACGAGACCAAGCACGGCCGCTTCTACAACATGACCGAGCGCTGGTTCCGTAACCTCATCGAGGGCTACAAGCGCCTGCTGGACCGCGCCCTGCACCATCGCGCCTACGTGCTCGGGGCGGCGCTCTTCGTGGGCTGCCTCAGCGTCGTTCTCGCCCTCACGCTCCGAAGCGAGCTGTCACCGATCGAGGATCGCGGCGCAGTGTTTGGATTCGTCTCCGCCCCGGAAGGCGCCACGGTGCGCTTCACGGCCGAGAACCTGAAGAAGGTCGAGGACATCTACCGTACCGTTCCCGAGACGATCAAGTTCAACGCGCTGGCGGGCTTCCCCACGGTGGCCGACGGCATCGCGATCGCGCGCCTGGCACCGTGGAACGAACGCAAACGCTCGCAGCAGGACATCACCACCGCGTTGATGCCCGAGTTCCAGAAGATCCCCGGCGTGCGCGCCTTCCCCACCAACACGCCCTCGCTCGGCCAGTCGCCGCGCAGCCGACCGGTGGAGTTCGTCGTGATGTCGCAGGCGCCCTTCGAGGTGCTGCAGAAGTACGTGGACGCGATCATCCTCGAAGCCTCGAAGACGCCCGGCCTGCAGAACCTGGATTCCGACCTTCGCCTGGACAAGCCCGAGCTCAAGGTGAGCGTGAACCGCGAGAAGATCAGCGACGTGGGAGCCTCGGTGGATGCCGTGGGTCGCACGCTCGAGACGATGCTGGGCGGCCGGCAGGTCACGCGCTTCAAGAAGGACGGCGAGCAGTACGACGTGATCGTGCAGGTCGCGGACGCCGACCGCCGTTCCCCCACCGGCATCTCGGACATCTACGTGCGCGGCAAGAACAACGAGATGATCCAGCTCTCCAACCTCGTCATCGTGCGCGAGGGCGTGGCGCCGAAGAACCTGAACCACTTCAACCGCATCCGCTCGGCTACGATCACCGCGACGCTGGCACCGGGTTACCCGCTGGGCGATGCCTTGAACGCCATGCAAGAGGCCGCGAAGAAATCGATGCCGGTCACCGTGAACACGGACCTGAACGGCGTCTCGCGCGAATTCCGCGATTCCTCGACGGAGATCTACTTTGTCTTCCTGCTGGCGCTCGCCTTCATCTTCCTCGTGCTGGCCGCGCAGTTCGAGAGCTTCATCGACCCGTTCATCATCATGCTCACGGTGCCGCTCGCGATGACGGGGGCCCTCCTGGCACTCTGGCTCGCCGGGGGCACGCTCAACATCTACAGCAAGATCGGGCTCGTGACTCTCGTGGGCCTCATCACCAAGCACGGCATCCTGATCGTGGAGTTCGCCAACCAGATCCAGTCCCAGGGCAAGAGCGTGATCGAGGCCGTCGAGGAAGCCGCCGTGCTGCGCCTGCGGCCCATCCTCATGACCACGGGCGCCATGGTGCTGGGCGCGGTGCCGCTCGCCTTCGCCACCGGCGCGGGCGCGGAATCTCGCCAGCAGATCGGCTGGGTGATCGTGGGCGGCATGCTGCTGGGCACCCTCCTCACCCTCTTCGTCGTGCCTACGGCCTACACGCTGCTTGCGCGCAAGCACAAGACATTCGACGAACGCCTGGCCGAGGACCGTGCGGGCAACACCTCCGCCCACGCGCCCGCCGACTGA
- a CDS encoding LLM class flavin-dependent oxidoreductase, translating to MPYAQGMGIPQALRNSRELAQRAEAWGYKRYWIAEHHNLDGVASSATVVMMGHIADHTKTIRVGSGGIMLPNHAPLVVAEQVGTLESLHPGRIDLGLGRAPGTDQVTMRALRRGGGRGEEFDVQVAELLSYFDAAQPGQAVKAIPGAGIDVPIWILGSSLYSAHFAAAIGRPYAFASHFAPDDLMEALRVYREEFKPSAALDKPHVMVGVPAIVADTDDQANFLSTSLLQRWLGMIRNRRGPTQPPVESMASLWSAEEQAIVASRLTLLVVGGPQRVGEGLQEIIDATQADELIVVSEFFRFEDRLRSYELLSQCGGNRTSA from the coding sequence GTGCCCTACGCGCAGGGCATGGGCATCCCGCAAGCGCTGCGCAACTCCCGCGAGCTCGCGCAGCGCGCCGAGGCCTGGGGCTACAAGCGCTACTGGATCGCCGAGCACCACAACCTCGATGGCGTGGCGAGCTCCGCGACCGTCGTGATGATGGGCCACATCGCCGACCACACGAAGACGATCCGCGTGGGGTCCGGCGGCATCATGCTCCCCAACCATGCGCCGCTGGTCGTGGCCGAGCAGGTCGGCACGCTGGAGTCGCTGCATCCGGGACGCATCGACCTCGGCCTCGGGCGGGCCCCCGGCACCGACCAGGTCACGATGCGGGCGCTGCGCCGTGGCGGCGGGCGTGGCGAGGAGTTCGATGTTCAAGTGGCCGAGCTTCTCTCCTACTTCGACGCCGCGCAGCCCGGCCAGGCGGTCAAGGCGATCCCCGGCGCGGGCATCGACGTGCCGATCTGGATCCTGGGCTCCAGCCTCTACAGCGCGCACTTCGCCGCGGCGATCGGGCGGCCGTATGCGTTCGCCTCGCACTTCGCGCCCGACGACCTGATGGAGGCGCTGCGTGTCTATCGCGAGGAGTTCAAGCCTTCGGCCGCGCTCGACAAGCCGCACGTGATGGTCGGTGTCCCCGCGATCGTGGCGGACACCGATGACCAGGCGAACTTCCTCAGCACGAGCCTGCTGCAGCGCTGGCTCGGCATGATCCGCAATCGCCGCGGTCCGACGCAGCCTCCCGTCGAGAGCATGGCTTCGCTGTGGAGCGCCGAGGAGCAGGCGATCGTCGCTTCGCGCCTGACGCTGCTTGTCGTCGGCGGACCACAGCGTGTCGGTGAAGGACTACAAGAGATCATCGACGCGACGCAAGCCGACGAGCTGATCGTCGTGTCCGAGTTCTTCCGCTTCGAGGATCGCTTGCGCTCCTATGAGCTTCTTTCGCAGTGCGGGGGAAACCGAACGTCCGCCTGA
- a CDS encoding CBS domain-containing protein → MNVRDVMTPNPRVVQLADSIQAAAVVMRDEDTGVVPVVDGGQKLVGVVTDRDLAIRAIADGKHYGETVREFLSTNLITATPDMSTADAAKLMAHHQVRRLPVVEFDMLVGIVSLGDLAVKEGSDRRIGDTLENISEGVKTTH, encoded by the coding sequence ATGAATGTCCGTGACGTGATGACCCCGAACCCCCGGGTCGTCCAATTGGCCGACAGCATCCAGGCCGCAGCCGTCGTGATGCGCGACGAGGATACCGGCGTTGTTCCGGTTGTCGACGGTGGCCAGAAGCTGGTCGGTGTCGTCACCGACCGGGATCTTGCGATTCGCGCGATTGCCGACGGCAAGCACTACGGCGAGACAGTGCGCGAGTTCCTCTCCACCAACCTCATCACCGCCACGCCCGACATGAGCACGGCCGACGCGGCCAAGCTGATGGCGCACCACCAGGTGCGCAGGCTCCCCGTCGTGGAGTTCGACATGCTGGTGGGCATCGTGTCGCTGGGGGACCTCGCCGTGAAGGAAGGGTCCGACCGGCGCATCGGTGATACGCTTGAAAACATCTCGGAAGGCGTGAAAACCACCCACTAG
- a CDS encoding efflux RND transporter periplasmic adaptor subunit, with amino-acid sequence MNKAVTTGALVAVIAVVGGLAYWAGTRSGSAPVAAAPAKSPAGSPPPGIAVEASRVVSLSLPQALTAVGSLRSDETVIVRPEIAGRVATIHFREGERTAKGDVLVKLDDSVQRADSDRARANLTLSKSKFERAEDLRTKGFISSQAKDEAENNFRVAQSDAELTEAKLQKMTIKAPFSGTVGLRMVSVGDYVKEGQDIVNLEALDPLKVDFRVPEIFHTQVKDRQSLQITLDALPDKAYDGQVFAINPLIDANGRSIVIRAQVPNKDGRLRPGMFARVRLFTSESKPTIVVPEESLFPIGDEKFVYKVVDSKALRQKVTIGARREGRVEIVEGLTPEDVVVTAGGMKLREGVAVRVANTPAPATPVGRNETPPPNKS; translated from the coding sequence ATGAATAAAGCAGTCACCACCGGAGCCCTGGTCGCCGTCATCGCCGTCGTTGGCGGCCTCGCCTATTGGGCCGGCACGCGCAGCGGGTCCGCTCCCGTCGCGGCCGCCCCCGCGAAATCACCCGCCGGATCGCCGCCTCCCGGCATCGCCGTCGAAGCTTCTCGCGTCGTCTCGCTGAGCCTGCCGCAAGCCCTCACCGCCGTGGGCAGCCTGCGCTCCGACGAGACCGTCATCGTCCGTCCGGAGATCGCGGGCCGCGTCGCGACGATCCACTTCCGCGAGGGCGAGCGCACCGCGAAGGGCGACGTGCTGGTGAAGCTCGACGATTCGGTGCAGCGAGCGGACTCCGACCGCGCCCGCGCCAACCTCACGCTCTCCAAGAGCAAGTTCGAGCGCGCCGAGGACCTTCGCACCAAGGGCTTCATCTCGAGCCAGGCGAAGGACGAAGCCGAAAACAACTTCCGCGTCGCGCAGTCGGATGCCGAGCTCACCGAGGCGAAGCTGCAGAAGATGACGATCAAGGCGCCCTTCTCCGGCACCGTCGGCTTGCGCATGGTGAGCGTGGGCGACTACGTGAAGGAAGGCCAGGACATCGTGAACCTCGAGGCGCTCGATCCGCTGAAGGTCGACTTCCGCGTGCCCGAGATCTTCCACACGCAGGTGAAGGACCGCCAGTCGCTGCAGATCACGCTCGACGCCCTGCCCGACAAGGCCTATGACGGCCAGGTCTTCGCGATCAACCCGCTGATCGACGCCAACGGCCGCTCCATCGTGATCCGCGCGCAAGTCCCCAACAAGGACGGGCGCCTGCGCCCGGGCATGTTCGCGCGCGTGCGGCTCTTCACGAGCGAATCGAAGCCCACGATCGTGGTGCCCGAGGAGTCGCTCTTCCCCATCGGCGACGAGAAGTTCGTCTACAAGGTCGTCGATTCGAAAGCCTTGCGCCAGAAGGTCACGATCGGCGCGCGCCGCGAGGGCCGCGTCGAGATCGTCGAAGGGCTCACGCCGGAGGACGTCGTGGTGACGGCCGGCGGAATGAAGCTGCGCGAAGGGGTCGCCGTGCGCGTCGCCAACACGCCCGCCCCGGCCACGCCCGTCGGCCGCAACGAAACGCCGCCGCCCAACAAGTCATGA
- a CDS encoding chromophore lyase CpcT/CpeT, which produces MSRALSFAAALILAACATATPPGTTATTATASDPFPTRGDQRSRELFVSYLLGTFESIPQVTTAGGGDSSRVTLRVVPVWTERAGETWLYQEYSIRGQEGGPYLQRLFRVGDTGDGVLLAEYTLPGDGSRYFGAWQDPKSAFAFLDPKSLREIPNCRMTVADQSTIVFAGGTIGKACRAHVPEGAYEVSSLSLSSATLRIWDRGYDAAGKVVWGSAIGPLEMRRMSSRAQ; this is translated from the coding sequence ATGAGTCGAGCCTTGAGCTTTGCCGCGGCCCTGATCCTTGCCGCGTGTGCGACGGCTACTCCGCCGGGCACGACCGCCACGACTGCCACGGCGTCCGATCCCTTCCCGACCCGCGGTGACCAGCGCTCGAGGGAGCTCTTCGTGAGCTACCTGCTGGGCACCTTCGAATCGATTCCACAGGTCACTACCGCGGGCGGCGGAGACTCGTCGCGCGTGACCCTGCGAGTGGTCCCCGTCTGGACCGAGCGGGCTGGCGAGACCTGGCTGTACCAGGAGTATTCGATCCGGGGCCAGGAGGGTGGCCCGTACCTGCAGCGCCTCTTCCGCGTGGGCGATACCGGAGACGGCGTCCTGCTGGCCGAATACACCCTGCCGGGAGATGGGTCGCGCTACTTCGGCGCCTGGCAGGACCCGAAATCGGCCTTTGCCTTTCTCGATCCGAAATCCCTGCGCGAGATCCCGAACTGCCGCATGACGGTCGCCGACCAGAGCACGATCGTCTTTGCCGGGGGCACGATCGGCAAGGCCTGCCGGGCACACGTTCCGGAGGGTGCCTACGAGGTCTCCTCCCTGTCCCTGTCCTCGGCCACCCTGCGGATCTGGGACCGGGGCTACGACGCCGCGGGCAAGGTCGTCTGGGGCTCGGCGATCGGGCCCCTGGAAATGCGCCGGATGTCGTCGCGGGCCCAGTAG
- the gltX gene encoding glutamate--tRNA ligase, producing the protein MTVRTRFAPSPTGYLHLGGARTALYNWAYARRHGGVFLLRIEDTDLERSTQASVQAIFDAMEWLGLDYDEGPFYQMQRLSRYREIAEQLLRDGKAYYAYETKEELDAMREAQSARGEKPRYDRRWRESKETPPAGRPGVLRLKNPISGDVTWDDVVKGPISISNDELDDLVLIRADGVPTYNFGVVIDDVDMAMTHVIRGDDHVNNTPRQINVYRAMGADIPKFGHVPMILGSDGQRLSKRHGAVNVMQYRDDGFLGDAMVNYLARLGWSHGDDEVFSREQLVEWFDFAHVSRSPARWDPEKLTWMNGEYLKRVPDAELAANLERAKPEVYKFVASVMDPVKMTAAGRAKFQLVTDQERFLMAMAEPAHPDAAAAEHLGEAGKGVLKEVLTRLSALPEWTAPAIGAALKETVGALKVKMPQVMMPFRAALTGVTQTPAIDAIAGALHKEVVIARLQKAVA; encoded by the coding sequence ATGACGGTCCGGACCCGCTTCGCACCCAGTCCCACCGGCTACCTGCATCTCGGCGGCGCCCGGACCGCGCTCTACAACTGGGCGTACGCGCGCCGCCACGGCGGCGTCTTCCTGCTGCGCATCGAGGACACGGACCTCGAGCGCTCCACGCAGGCGTCCGTTCAGGCGATCTTCGATGCGATGGAATGGCTCGGCCTCGACTACGACGAGGGCCCCTTCTACCAGATGCAGCGCCTGTCGCGGTATCGCGAGATCGCGGAGCAGTTGCTGCGCGACGGCAAGGCGTACTACGCGTACGAGACCAAGGAAGAGCTGGACGCGATGCGCGAGGCTCAGTCGGCACGCGGCGAGAAGCCGCGCTACGACCGCCGCTGGAGAGAATCGAAGGAAACGCCGCCCGCGGGCCGCCCCGGCGTGCTGCGCCTGAAGAACCCGATCTCTGGCGACGTCACGTGGGACGACGTCGTGAAGGGCCCCATCTCGATCTCCAACGACGAGCTGGATGATCTCGTGTTGATCCGCGCCGACGGGGTGCCGACGTACAACTTCGGCGTGGTGATCGACGACGTCGACATGGCGATGACCCACGTGATCCGCGGCGACGACCACGTGAACAACACGCCGCGCCAGATCAATGTCTACCGCGCGATGGGTGCCGACATCCCGAAGTTCGGCCACGTGCCGATGATCCTGGGCTCCGACGGCCAGCGCCTGTCGAAGCGGCACGGCGCCGTGAACGTCATGCAGTACCGCGACGATGGCTTCCTCGGTGATGCGATGGTGAACTACCTCGCGCGCCTCGGCTGGTCGCACGGCGACGACGAGGTCTTCTCGCGCGAGCAGCTCGTGGAGTGGTTCGACTTCGCGCACGTGAGCCGCTCGCCCGCGCGCTGGGATCCGGAAAAGCTCACGTGGATGAACGGCGAGTACCTGAAGCGCGTGCCGGATGCGGAGCTCGCCGCGAATCTGGAGCGCGCGAAGCCCGAGGTCTACAAGTTCGTCGCGTCGGTGATGGATCCGGTGAAGATGACGGCCGCGGGGCGGGCGAAATTCCAGCTCGTCACCGACCAGGAGCGCTTCCTGATGGCGATGGCCGAGCCTGCGCACCCCGATGCGGCGGCGGCCGAGCATCTTGGTGAGGCCGGGAAGGGCGTGTTGAAGGAGGTCCTTACCCGGTTGAGCGCGCTTCCGGAGTGGACGGCGCCCGCGATCGGCGCCGCGCTGAAGGAGACGGTGGGCGCCCTCAAGGTGAAGATGCCCCAGGTGATGATGCCGTTCCGCGCGGCCCTCACCGGCGTCACGCAGACCCCCGCCATCGACGCGATCGCGGGCGCGCTGCACAAGGAAGTGGTCATCGCCCGCCTCCAGAAGGCGGTCGCGTGA
- a CDS encoding YdcH family protein, translated as MATMTMENNTEEIKRRISELNLEHRDLDRAIEALELNPLHDELQLKRLKKRKLMLKDQIFMLQRQLVPDIPA; from the coding sequence ATGGCGACGATGACAATGGAGAACAATACCGAAGAGATCAAACGCCGCATCAGCGAGCTGAACCTGGAGCACCGGGACCTGGACAGAGCGATCGAGGCCCTCGAGTTGAACCCCCTCCACGACGAGCTGCAGCTGAAGCGCCTGAAGAAGCGAAAGCTGATGTTGAAGGACCAGATCTTCATGTTGCAACGCCAGCTGGTCCCCGACATCCCCGCCTAG
- a CDS encoding CGNR zinc finger domain-containing protein produces MEPLFIGSHVAADFLNTTLTPRGEAIELIGDGASFVAWLVKAQLLDGEEAARLRRRFGVAALDGTAAEARKLRRWAGDWLGRWRESPRASYEAELRRLNELLGRASSFRELSVTKDGPRLVERMTIGEPGDLLGLVALEIAKLVAQEEPALLKRCAGAECTLWFLDRTKAHRRVFCSASACGNRAKVAAFRERQRG; encoded by the coding sequence ATGGAACCCCTCTTCATCGGCAGCCACGTCGCCGCCGACTTCCTCAACACCACGCTGACCCCGCGCGGGGAGGCGATCGAGCTCATCGGTGACGGCGCTTCGTTCGTCGCGTGGCTGGTCAAGGCACAGCTCCTCGATGGCGAGGAGGCCGCACGGCTGCGGCGCCGGTTCGGCGTTGCAGCGCTGGATGGAACGGCGGCCGAGGCTCGCAAGCTGCGGCGATGGGCGGGGGATTGGTTGGGTCGCTGGCGCGAGTCGCCGCGCGCCAGCTACGAAGCCGAGCTGCGGCGCTTGAATGAGCTGCTTGGGCGCGCGTCGAGCTTCCGGGAGCTGTCCGTCACGAAGGACGGCCCGCGTCTCGTCGAGCGCATGACCATCGGCGAGCCTGGCGACCTGTTGGGACTCGTTGCGCTGGAGATCGCGAAACTGGTTGCGCAGGAGGAACCTGCGTTACTCAAGCGATGCGCGGGGGCCGAATGCACGCTGTGGTTCCTGGACCGGACCAAGGCCCATCGCCGCGTGTTCTGCAGCGCTTCGGCCTGCGGCAACCGCGCGAAGGTCGCCGCGTTTCGCGAACGCCAGCGCGGCTAG